A genomic stretch from Carassius auratus strain Wakin chromosome 35, ASM336829v1, whole genome shotgun sequence includes:
- the kcnv2a gene encoding potassium voltage-gated channel subfamily V member 2: MNKLKGRRQSLFPNYKLGVTFLAPKDPEDSELPFGQHNWVKPWNSMQELSKDIYDIYAEYYDEEEDRLMSTPSKLSSQNKNYMLNINVGGKVYQISYRVAAKYPKTRIGRLATYTDHNRKLDLCDDYTVQNNEFFFDRDPDIFHNIFNFYRTGVLWIKDELCPRNFLEEINYWGVRIKNTHRCCRISFEERQDELNEQLKIQRELEAEVETEEHEDLFQDMAFGHTRFLIWNMMEKPFSSVIAKLMAVASSFFVLVSLVAMTLNTVEGMQYKTTTGQLSGKTYCEYVETLCIAFFTMEYLLRLVSTPDLKHFARSVLNAVDLIAILPLYLQMALECFENEDYGKHGSDIETVGRVGKVGQVLRIMRLMRIFRILKLARHSTGLRAFGFTLRQCYQQVGCLFLFIAMGIFTFSAMVYTVEHDMPQTNFTSIPHAWWWAAVSISTVGYGDMFPETALGRIFAFACISFGIILNGMPISILFNKFSDYYSKLKAYEYTSSLKNRGKVRFVKRAAKKFSECF; the protein is encoded by the exons ATGAACAAGCTTAAAGGCAGGAGGCAAAGCCTTTTCCCTAACTATAAACTTGGGGTCACATTCCTTGCTCCCAAGGATCCAGAGGACTCTGAGCTTCCTTTCGGTCAACACAACTGGGTAAAACCATGGAATTCGATGCAGGAATTAAGTAAGGATATATATGACATCTATGCAGAGTATTATGACGAAGAAGAGGATAGACTAATGTCGACTCCTAGTAAACTTTcctctcaaaataaaaattacatgctGAACATCAACGTTGGAGGAAAGGTCTACCAGATCTCTTACAGGGTAGCAGCAAAATATCCCAAGACAAGAATTGGACGACTAGCGACGTATACGGACCACAACAGGAAACTCGATCTCTGTGATGATTACACGGTCCAGAACAATGAGTTTTTCTTTGACAGGGATCCAGACATCTTCCACAACATCTTCAACTTCTATAGGACTGGAGTTCTCTGGATTAAAGATGAATTGTGCCCACGCAATTTTTTGGAGGAGATCAACTACTGGGGTGTCCGTATCAAGAACACCCATCGCTGCTGCCGCATTTCGTTTGAGGAACGGCAAGATGAACTCAACGAACAGCTGAAGATACAACGGGAACTCGAGGCAGAGGTGGAAACTGAGGAGCATGAGGACTTGTTTCAGGATATGGCTTTCGGTCATACACGTTTCCTCATCTGGAACATGATGGAGAAGCCCTTCTCTTCAGTCATAGCCAAACTCATGGCAGTGGCATCCAGTTTCTTCGTGCTGGTATCTCTCGTGGCTATGACTCTCAATACGGTAGAGGGAATGCAATATAAGACGACCACCGGCCAGCTGAGCGGGAAGACCTACTGCGAGTATGTtgagactttgtgcattgcgttttTTACGATGGAATATCTGCTCCGGCTGGTGTCCACACCTGATCTCAAACACTTTGCAAGGAGCGTACTAAATGCTGTGGACCTGATTGCAATCCTTCCATTATATCTTCAGATGGCCCTAGAGTGTTTCGAGAATGAAGACTATGGGAAGCATGGTAGCGATATTGAGACCGTAGGACGGGTTGGTAAAGTGGGGCAAGTTCTCCGCATCATGCGTCTCATGAGAATATTTCGTATCCTAAAACTAGCACGTCACTCAACTGGACTTCGAGCCTTTGGCTTCACACTCCGGCAATGCTACCAACAAGTGGGTTGTCTTTTCCTTTTCATTGCAATGGGAATTTTCACCTTCTCTGCCATGGTGTATACCGTAGAGCATGATATGCCTCAAACAAACTTCACCAGTATTCCACATGCATGGTGGTGGGCAgct GTGAGCATCTCCACTGTGGGCTATGGCGACATGTTTCCAGAGACTGCTCTGGGCAGGATTTTTGCATTTGCATGCATCTCGTTTGGAATTATTCTCAACGGCATGCCAATCTCCATCCTGTTCAATAAATTCTCAGACTACTATTCAAAGCTGAAAGCCTATGAATACACCTCGTCTCTAAAGAATCGCGGGAAAGTGAGGTTTGTGAAAAGGGCTGCAAAGAAGTTTTCCGAATGTTTTTAG
- the LOC113054187 gene encoding small glutamine-rich tetratricopeptide repeat-containing protein beta-like isoform X1 encodes MDLSDKMAVEKRLAYSIVQFLRDQTHCGSLNSDEQESLEVAVQCLETTFKISSRDYHLAAPQPLREIFLNSLLKNDIVALPETSPSPEDIERAEQLKNEGNNHMKEENYSSALDCYTKAIELDQRNAVYYCNRAAAHSKLGHYTEATGDCERAIAIDPAYSKAYGRMGLALTSMGKYPEAISYFNKALVLDPENDTYKSNLKIAEQKQREASSPTATGLGFDMASLINNPAFISMAASVMQNQQVQQLMSGMMSNAVGGPAAGVGGLSDISSLIEAGQQFAQQIQQQNPELIEQLRNHIRSRSFSGSAEEQS; translated from the exons GATCTCTCAGACAAAATGGCAGTGGAAAAGCGCTTGGCGTATTCTATCGTCCAGTTCCTGAGAGATCAGACTCACTGTGGCTCGCTGAATTCAGATGAACAGGAGAGTCTGGAAG TTGCAGTCCAGTGTCTGGAGACCACCTTCAAGATCAGCTCCAGAGACTACCATCTTGCCGCCCCTCAGCCGCTGAGAGAGATATTCCTCAACTCGCTCCTCAAA AATGATATCGTCGCGCTACCCGAGACGTCTCCATCTCCAGAGGACATCGAGAGAGCGGAGCAGCTGAAAAATGAGG GGAATAACCACATGAAAGAGGAGAACTACAGCAGTGCTCTGGACTGTTACACAAAAGCCATCGAGCTGGACCAGAGAAACGCGGTGTATTACTGTAACAG GGCCGCGGCTCACAGTAAACTGGGACACTACACCGAGGCTACAGGGGACTGTGAGCGAGCCATCGCCATCGACCCGGCGTACAGCAAAGCTTACGGCAGAATGGG ATTGGCACTGACTTCCATGGGCAAGTATCCCGAGGCGATCTCTTATTTTAACAAAGCTCTGGTGTTAGATCCTGAAAACGACACGTACAAATCCAACCTGAAGATAGCAGAGCAGAAACAAAGAGAGGCTTCCAGCCCT ACGGCCACAGGACTGGGCTTTGACATGGCCAGCCTCATCAATAACCCCGCTTTCATTAGCATG GCTGCCAGTGTGATGCAAAACCAACAGGTGCAACAACT CATGTCGGGCATGATGTCTAACGCAGTGGGGGGACCTGCGGCCGGAGTCGGGGGATTATCTGACATATCCAGTCTCATCGAAGC TGGACAGCAGTTCGCGCAGCAGATCCAGCAGCAGAACCCAGAGCTGATCGAGCAGCTGAGGAACCACATCCGGAGTCGCTCGTTCAGCGGCAGCGCCGAGGAGCAGTCCTGA
- the LOC113054187 gene encoding small glutamine-rich tetratricopeptide repeat-containing protein beta-like isoform X2, whose product MAVEKRLAYSIVQFLRDQTHCGSLNSDEQESLEVAVQCLETTFKISSRDYHLAAPQPLREIFLNSLLKNDIVALPETSPSPEDIERAEQLKNEGNNHMKEENYSSALDCYTKAIELDQRNAVYYCNRAAAHSKLGHYTEATGDCERAIAIDPAYSKAYGRMGLALTSMGKYPEAISYFNKALVLDPENDTYKSNLKIAEQKQREASSPTATGLGFDMASLINNPAFISMAASVMQNQQVQQLMSGMMSNAVGGPAAGVGGLSDISSLIEAGQQFAQQIQQQNPELIEQLRNHIRSRSFSGSAEEQS is encoded by the exons ATGGCAGTGGAAAAGCGCTTGGCGTATTCTATCGTCCAGTTCCTGAGAGATCAGACTCACTGTGGCTCGCTGAATTCAGATGAACAGGAGAGTCTGGAAG TTGCAGTCCAGTGTCTGGAGACCACCTTCAAGATCAGCTCCAGAGACTACCATCTTGCCGCCCCTCAGCCGCTGAGAGAGATATTCCTCAACTCGCTCCTCAAA AATGATATCGTCGCGCTACCCGAGACGTCTCCATCTCCAGAGGACATCGAGAGAGCGGAGCAGCTGAAAAATGAGG GGAATAACCACATGAAAGAGGAGAACTACAGCAGTGCTCTGGACTGTTACACAAAAGCCATCGAGCTGGACCAGAGAAACGCGGTGTATTACTGTAACAG GGCCGCGGCTCACAGTAAACTGGGACACTACACCGAGGCTACAGGGGACTGTGAGCGAGCCATCGCCATCGACCCGGCGTACAGCAAAGCTTACGGCAGAATGGG ATTGGCACTGACTTCCATGGGCAAGTATCCCGAGGCGATCTCTTATTTTAACAAAGCTCTGGTGTTAGATCCTGAAAACGACACGTACAAATCCAACCTGAAGATAGCAGAGCAGAAACAAAGAGAGGCTTCCAGCCCT ACGGCCACAGGACTGGGCTTTGACATGGCCAGCCTCATCAATAACCCCGCTTTCATTAGCATG GCTGCCAGTGTGATGCAAAACCAACAGGTGCAACAACT CATGTCGGGCATGATGTCTAACGCAGTGGGGGGACCTGCGGCCGGAGTCGGGGGATTATCTGACATATCCAGTCTCATCGAAGC TGGACAGCAGTTCGCGCAGCAGATCCAGCAGCAGAACCCAGAGCTGATCGAGCAGCTGAGGAACCACATCCGGAGTCGCTCGTTCAGCGGCAGCGCCGAGGAGCAGTCCTGA
- the pum3 gene encoding pumilio homolog 3, with protein MEAKPKKKSFTPRDGKKPSFRPKGKPGGKPQGKRPFKPHNTDKAKSFKRSAGDGGLRKFNRKPADGKFTKKRKHPGSKDEEGPEGKKPKWGEFKQKKKELKQNRQQNEKKESYQIVSRAKQVWEIVRRKDCDKQKRVKLMKELQTLVKGKIKTIAFAHDSTRVLQCFIQFGSDQQRQEVFEELKEHIVELSKSKYARNIVKKFLMYGSKQQVGAVMSAFKGNVRQMLRHSEASSVVEYAYNDKAILSQRLMLTEELYGNTFQVCKSSVCPTLEKVLEANPEKLDGIMDEMKQILTPMAQKEAVIKHSLVHKVFLDFFEHAPAKQRTEMIESIREAVVYMAHTHDGARVTMHCLWHGTPKDRKVIVKTLKSYIAKFAMGEYAHLVLLAAFDCIDDTKLVKQIIISEMVSSLSEVIGNKSGKKVLLYLLSPRDPAHFLPEIIQVLEKGDGNAHSKKDVAIRRKELLEAVSPPLLKHLCENAPSMVMDKACSVAVRDILGAAIGDLRPAMEAVAALAAGPLTPGGEDGQLHMAEHPAGHLVLKWLIEQDAKMKEAEREERFSRILLQKVGPENLKTWASVNRGAMVLCCLLQSADESVAEEVKVMLKSILPELQKVQNSKGVEVLLEKLV; from the exons ATGGAGGCCAAACCGAAAAAGAAGTCGTTTACGCCTAGAGACGGGAAGAAACCATCATTCAGGCCGAAAG GTAAACCAGGAGGAAAACCTCAGGGCAAACGACCATTCAAACCTCACAACACTGACAAAGCAAAGAGCTTTAAAAGATCAGCTGGAGATGGAGGACTGCGGAAATTCAACAGAAAACCAGCAGATGGAAAGTTCACAAAGAAGAGAAAACACCCTGGAAGCAAAGATGAAGAAG GCCCTGAAGGGAAGAAACCTAAATGGGGTGAATtcaaacaaaagaagaaagagtTGAAGCAGAATCGCCAGCAGAACGAGAAAAAAGAGAGTTACCAGATTGTCAGCAGAGCAAAGCAAGTGTGGGAGATTGTAAGACG gaaAGACTGTGACAAGCAGAAAAGGGTCAAACTGATGAAAGAACTACAGACTCTTGTGAAGGGCAAAATTAAAACA ATTGCCTTTGCTCATGATTCCACGCGAGTGCTTCAGTGTTTTATTCAGTTCGGCAGTGACCAGCAGAGACAGGAGGTCTTCGAGGAGCTCAAAG AGCACATCGTGGAGTTGAGTAAATCGAAATATGCTAGAAACATTGTGAAAAAGTTTCTAATGTATGG GAGTAAACAGCAGGTGGGGGCAGTGATGTCGGCTTTTAAGGGGAACGTCAGACAGATGCTCAGACACTCCGAGGCGTCTTCAGTAGTCGAGTACGCTTACAACGACAAGGCCATCCTGTCCCAGAGACTCATGCTCACCGAGGAGCTCTACGGAAACACATTCCAAGTCTGCAAG TCCTCAGTTTGTCCAACGCTAGAGAAGGTTTTGGAAGCAAATCCAGAGAAGTTAGACGGCATCATGGATGAAATGAAGCAGATCCTCACACCCATGGCTCAGAA GGAGGCCGTCATCAAACACTCGTTGGTCCACAAAGTTTTTCTGGACTTCTTTGAGCACGCTCCAGCCAAGCAGAGGACG GAGATGATCGAGTCCATCAGAGAGGCGGTCGTGTACATGGCACACACACATGATGGAGCCAGAGTCACCATGCACTGTTTATGGCACGGCACACCCAAG GACCGAAAAGTTATAGTAAAAACCTTGAAATCATACATTGCGAAATTTGCAATG GGTGAATATGCTCATCTTGTACTATTGGCTGCATTCGATTGCATTGATGACACCAAGTTGGTTAAACAAATCATCATCTCA gAAATGGTTAGTTCCTTATCTGAAGTAATTGGTAATAAATCTGGTAAAAAGGTGTTGCTTTACCTGCTGAGCCCCAGAGACCCTGCCCACTTCTTACCTGAGATCATTCAGGTGCTTGAGAAAGGTGACGGCAACGCACACAG TAAGAAGGATGTGGCGATCCGGAGGAAGGAGCTGCTGGAGGCCGTGTCTCCTCCTCTGCTGAAGCACCTGTGTGAGAACGCTCCGTCTATGGTCATGGATAAAGCCTGCAGCGTGGCTGTGAGGGACATCCTGGGCGCCGCCATCGGAGATCTCAGACCTGCCATGGAGGCCGTGGCGGCTCTGGCAGCCGGACCCCTCACACCGGGAGGAGAAGATGGCCAG CTTCATATGGCAGAGCACCCCGCTGGTCATCTGGTGTTGAAATGGTTGATCGAGCAGGATGCTAAGATGAAGGAGGCGGAGAGAGAAG AGCGTTTCTCCAGGATTCTTCTGCAGAAGGTCGGGCCGGAGAACCTCAAGACGTGGGCTTCAGTCAACCGTGGGGCCATGGTTCTTTGTTG CCTTCTCCAGAGTGCAGATGAAAGTGTTGCTGAAGAAGTGAAAGTCATGCTGAAATCCATCCTTCCTGAACTACAGAAGGTCCAGAACTCGAAAGGAGTTGAGGTTCTGCTGGAAAAACTGGTCTGA
- the LOC113054186 gene encoding trafficking protein particle complex subunit 13 isoform X1 codes for MQVKGQSSAADRMEVNQAKQEHLLALKVMRLTKPTLFTNMPVTCEDRDLPGDLFVRLMKDDPSTVKGAETLILGEMLTLPQNFGNIFLGETFSSYISVHNDSSQVVKDILVKADLQTSSQRLNLSASNSAVSELKPECCIDDVIHHEVKEIGTHILVCAVSYTTQTGEKLYFRKFFKFQVLKPLDVKTKFYNAESDLSSVTDEVFLEAQIQNITTSPMFMEKVSLEPSMMYNVTELNSVSSDDESESTFGKMSYLQPLDTRQYLYCLKPKPEFAEKAGVIKGVTVIGKLDIVWKTNLGERGRLQTSQLQRMAPGYGDVRLSLELIPDTVSLEEPFDITCKITNCSERTMDLELEMCNTRSVHWCGVSGRQLGKLSPNASLSIPLKLLSSVQGLQSISGLRLTDTFLKRTYEYDDIAQVCVVCPYTSPES; via the exons atgcaggtcaaaggtcagtccAGTGCAGCAGACAGGATGGAGGTGAACCAGGCAAAACAAGAGCATCTGCTCGCACTGAAAG TGATGCGGCTGACCAAACCTACGCTCTTTACAAACATGCCGGTGACGTGTGAGGACCGAGACCTTCCAG GTGATTTGTTTGTACGACTCATGAAAGACGACCCATCGACCGTGAAGGGGGCAGAGACACTGATCCTCGGGGAAATGCTCACGCTGCCACAGAACTTTGG AAATATTTTCCTTGGCGAGACCTTCTCCAGTTACATCAGCGTGCACAACGACAGCAGTCAAGTGGTCAAAGATATTCTTGTGAAG GCGGACCTGCAGACGAGCTCCCAGAGGTTAAACTTATCTGCCTCCAACTCTGCTGTTTCAGAGCTCAAGCCCGAGTGCTGCATTGATGATGTCATCCACCACGAGGTCAAGGAGATCGGGACACACAT CTTGGTCTGTGCCGTCAGCTACACCACTCAGACTGGAGAGAAGCTGTACTTCAGAAAGTTCTTCAAGTTTCAG GTTCTCAAGCCTCTAGATGTAAAAACCAAATTCTACAATGCTGAG AGTGACCTCAGTTCAGTg ACGGATGAGGTGTTTCTAGAGGCACAGATCCAGAACATCACTACATCCCCAATGTTCATGGAGAAAGTCTCTCTGGAGCCTTCTATGATGTACAACGTCACGGAGCTCAACAGTGTGTCCTCGGACGATGAGAG CGAGTCAACGTTCGGGAAGATGTCGTATCTGCAGCCGCTGGACACGAGGCAGTATTTGTACTGTCTGAAGCCCAAGCCAGAGTTTGCGGAGAAGGCCGGGGTCATCAAGGGGGTGACCGTGATTGGCAAACTAGACATTGTGTGGAAAACCAACCTTGGGGAGCGAGGACGTCTACAGACCAGCCAGCTCCAGAGAATG GCTCCTGGTTACGGTGACGTCAGGCTTTCTCTGGAGTTGATCCCAGACACGGTCAGTCTGGAGGAGCCCTTCGACATCACCTGTAAAATCACAAACTGCAG TGAGAGGACCATGGATCTGGAGCTGGAGATGTGTAACACTCGCTCCGTTCACTGGTGTGGGGTGTCCGGCAGACAGCTGGGGAAACTCAGCCCCAACGCTTCCCTCTCCATTCCTCTCAAACTACTGTCCTCCGTCCAGGGTTTACAG agcATATCTGGACTGAGGCTCACAGACACCTTCCTGAAGAGGACGTATGAATACGATGACATCGCgcaggtgtgtgtggtgtgtccgTACACCAGTCCAGAGAGCTGA
- the LOC113054186 gene encoding trafficking protein particle complex subunit 13 isoform X2, producing the protein MQVKGQSSAADRMEVNQAKQEHLLALKVMRLTKPTLFTNMPVTCEDRDLPGDLFVRLMKDDPSTVKGAETLILGEMLTLPQNFGNIFLGETFSSYISVHNDSSQVVKDILVKADLQTSSQRLNLSASNSAVSELKPECCIDDVIHHEVKEIGTHILVCAVSYTTQTGEKLYFRKFFKFQVLKPLDVKTKFYNAETDEVFLEAQIQNITTSPMFMEKVSLEPSMMYNVTELNSVSSDDESESTFGKMSYLQPLDTRQYLYCLKPKPEFAEKAGVIKGVTVIGKLDIVWKTNLGERGRLQTSQLQRMAPGYGDVRLSLELIPDTVSLEEPFDITCKITNCSERTMDLELEMCNTRSVHWCGVSGRQLGKLSPNASLSIPLKLLSSVQGLQSISGLRLTDTFLKRTYEYDDIAQVCVVCPYTSPES; encoded by the exons atgcaggtcaaaggtcagtccAGTGCAGCAGACAGGATGGAGGTGAACCAGGCAAAACAAGAGCATCTGCTCGCACTGAAAG TGATGCGGCTGACCAAACCTACGCTCTTTACAAACATGCCGGTGACGTGTGAGGACCGAGACCTTCCAG GTGATTTGTTTGTACGACTCATGAAAGACGACCCATCGACCGTGAAGGGGGCAGAGACACTGATCCTCGGGGAAATGCTCACGCTGCCACAGAACTTTGG AAATATTTTCCTTGGCGAGACCTTCTCCAGTTACATCAGCGTGCACAACGACAGCAGTCAAGTGGTCAAAGATATTCTTGTGAAG GCGGACCTGCAGACGAGCTCCCAGAGGTTAAACTTATCTGCCTCCAACTCTGCTGTTTCAGAGCTCAAGCCCGAGTGCTGCATTGATGATGTCATCCACCACGAGGTCAAGGAGATCGGGACACACAT CTTGGTCTGTGCCGTCAGCTACACCACTCAGACTGGAGAGAAGCTGTACTTCAGAAAGTTCTTCAAGTTTCAG GTTCTCAAGCCTCTAGATGTAAAAACCAAATTCTACAATGCTGAG ACGGATGAGGTGTTTCTAGAGGCACAGATCCAGAACATCACTACATCCCCAATGTTCATGGAGAAAGTCTCTCTGGAGCCTTCTATGATGTACAACGTCACGGAGCTCAACAGTGTGTCCTCGGACGATGAGAG CGAGTCAACGTTCGGGAAGATGTCGTATCTGCAGCCGCTGGACACGAGGCAGTATTTGTACTGTCTGAAGCCCAAGCCAGAGTTTGCGGAGAAGGCCGGGGTCATCAAGGGGGTGACCGTGATTGGCAAACTAGACATTGTGTGGAAAACCAACCTTGGGGAGCGAGGACGTCTACAGACCAGCCAGCTCCAGAGAATG GCTCCTGGTTACGGTGACGTCAGGCTTTCTCTGGAGTTGATCCCAGACACGGTCAGTCTGGAGGAGCCCTTCGACATCACCTGTAAAATCACAAACTGCAG TGAGAGGACCATGGATCTGGAGCTGGAGATGTGTAACACTCGCTCCGTTCACTGGTGTGGGGTGTCCGGCAGACAGCTGGGGAAACTCAGCCCCAACGCTTCCCTCTCCATTCCTCTCAAACTACTGTCCTCCGTCCAGGGTTTACAG agcATATCTGGACTGAGGCTCACAGACACCTTCCTGAAGAGGACGTATGAATACGATGACATCGCgcaggtgtgtgtggtgtgtccgTACACCAGTCCAGAGAGCTGA